From Mya arenaria isolate MELC-2E11 chromosome 12, ASM2691426v1, the proteins below share one genomic window:
- the LOC128210896 gene encoding ctenidin-3-like, with product MKTLALVLVLLVAVASVSARWKRPCKGKHCGYGYGGGYGGYGGGYGGGYGGYLGGYGGYGGYGGYLGGYGGGYGGYLGGYGGYGGGYGGGYKGYGGYGGLGGWGGYGGGYGGYGGGYGDGYGYGGVGGYGGGYGGGYGGGYGWNMGAYCKCRPKCGPKQKFVGRCPWCKKGCKLVLCCRRRW from the exons ATGAAGACCCTCGCACTTGTGTTGGTGCTGCTTGTTGCTGTTGCTTCAG TTTCCGCACGATGGAAGAGGCCATGTAAGGGAAAACACTGTGGTTACGGCTATGGAGGTGGTTATGGCGGCTATGGTGGAGGTTATGGAGGAGGCTATGGAGGCTACTTGGGAGGTTATGGAGGCTATGGAGGCTATGGAGGCTACCTTGGAGGTTATGGAGGTGGCTATGGAGGCTACCTAGGAGGTTATGGAGGCTACGGAGGTGGCTACGGAGGTGGCTATAAAGGCTACG GTGGATATGGTGGTTTGGGAGGATGGGGAGGCTATGGCGGTGGCTATGGCGGTTATGGTGGTGGCTACGGCGATGGCTATGGCTATGGAGGTGTTGGTGGATACGGTGGGGGATACGGTGGCGGATATGGAGGAGGATACG GTTGGAATATGGGAGCCTATTGCAAATGCCGACCAAAGTGCGGCCCGAAGCAAAAGTTTGTTGGCCGATGCCCATGGTGCAAGAAGGGCTGTAAGCTGGTCCTCTGCTGCCGACGACGATGGTAG